The Meiothermus ruber DSM 1279 genome includes the window CTGGCCGAGGGGTTGGGCCTGTTGTGCATGGCCCTGACCCCCTGGATGGGCGGGGTGTTTGCGGCTGCTTTGCTGCTGGGCCTGGGGGTGGCGGTGGTTAACTTCCACTGCAACGCCCTGCCCCTCGAGCTCTACCCCAGGGGCCAACTGACTGTGCTTTATCGTGTCAACACGGCCTTTGGGGTGGGGGCGGTGCTAGCGCCCTTGCTGATGGTGGGGCTGGGCTGGCGGGTGGGCTATGCGGTGCTGGCGCTGGTGGCCCTGGGGGCGGCGGGCCTGTTGTGGAAAGCCCCGGCGGCGCACCCGCGCCCCCAGGCTGAAGGAGCCCGCAACCCGTCGGGGCTGCTGCCCTTGGCGCTGCTGGCAGCGGTCTCGTACGTGGGGGTGGAGCTGGTGGTCTCGAGCTTCTCCGGCCTCTATTTGCGCCACCTGGGTTACGACCCCCGCTGGGTGGGGGTGCTGCTCTCGCTGTACTGGGTGAGCCTGACCCTGGGCCGCTGGCTCCTGGCCGACTTCGTGGCCGCCAACCCCCTGGCCCGGCTGGTGGGGCTGCACCTGGGGGCGTTGCTGGTGGTGGGGTGCTATTTTGTGCCTCCGCTGGCCTGGGTTTTTCCCCTGGTGGGGTTCTGGGTGGCCCCCACCTTTCCTACCCTTTATGCCTTCACCGAGAAGCACATCGGCTACGGTGGGCTGGCCTTTTTGTTTTATGCGGCGGCGGTGGGCAGCAACCTGATCCCGGCGGGATTTGCCCTGCTACCCAGGGAAACGCTAGCCACCGGTATGCTTTTGGTGGTGGCCTGGATGGCCGGCATGACCTACCTGCTCTGGAGGAAAAGTGAAGCTGAGGGCCCTGCTCTTCGACCTTGACGGCACCCTGGCCGACACCGACCGCCTGCACGAGCAGGCCTGGCTCGAGGGCCTGTCCCGCTACGGCATCCAGGGCGACCACCACTTCTACCAGACCCAGATCAGCGGCGGCCTGAACCCCGAGATTGTACAGCGCCTGCTGCCCCAGCTTTCGGAGGCCGAAGGGCAGCGCTTTATCGAACAAAAGGAAGCCCGCTTTCGCGAACTGGCCACCACGGTACAGCCTTTGCCGGGCTTGAGGGTGCTGTGGAACTGGGCCGGCGAACGGGGGCTTGGGCGGGCGCTGGTTAGCAACGCTCCGCGGGGGAATGCCCTGTACCTGCTCGAGCGGCTGGGCCTGGTCTTCGACCACATCGTTCTGTCCGAAGACCTGCCCGCTGGCAAACCCGACCCGCTGCCCTACCGAATGGCCCTACAGCATCTAAACCTTGCCCCCCAGGAGGCCCTAGCCTTCGAGGACTCCCCCTCCGGGGTACGCTCGGCGGTGGGGGCCGGCCTTCCCACCGTGGCCCTCACCACCGGCCACCCACCCGAGGCCCTGGCCCAGGCGGGGGCTTTCTTGTGCATCCCCGACTACACCGACCCGCGCCTGTGGGACTGGCTGCGGGCGCTGGGCTAGGCCCCCTACCGCCCATTTTTCTCATCCTGGGGCCCCCGCGGGAAGCGCAAACAGGCGTGGCTTCCCGCGGGGTATCTAGTAGACCCAGGGAATCAGCTTTTTGACCCGTTGGCGATAGGCGCTGTACCCGGGGAAGCGCTCTTGAAGCCAGGTTTCCTCGAGGCTGGCCTTGCGGTCGAGCCAGACAAACAGCAGCCCACACAGCAGAAGCGTCCAGAGGTTCAGATGGGCCAGGCTGCTGCCCAGCGCCCACAGCAGCACCCCGCAGTAGATGGGATGCCGCACCACCCGGTAGAGCCCCTGCTGTACCAGGTAGCCCCCCGGCCTGGGTTTGGGCAGGGCGGTCAGGTTGCGGCCCAGTTGCCAGGCCGCCAGCAGCAGCACCCCCAGCCCCACCCAGGCCAGCCCCCGCCCCAGCCCCCCCAGCCAGGGCGGGCTAAAGGAAGGCGTAACCCACAAAGCCAGCACCAGCAGGCCCAGCAGGGCAAACTGCCCCACCACATACCCCTCGCCCCGCTCGCCCAGGCGCATGGGTACAGGATACAGCGTAAAAAAGCAGAGCAACAGGCGCTGTGTGAAACCCCGGCTCAGTTGCGCCGCAGCACCTCGGCATCGGCGGGCCGCTTGCGCAGGGTCTGGGGGGTTAGGTTGGCCCGGCGGAAGTTGGTGAGATTAAGGTCAGCCAGCACCTTGTTGCTGCTGTCGCGCAGGGTGATGGAGAGGGGGCGGGGGTCGGACTTGAGCACCAGAATTTCCATGCTGGCAAAGCCCAGCGAGGCGTCCTTGGGGGCGCCGCCAATGCGCCAGGCCGGGCCGGCGGGGGTGTTTTGCTCGCCCAGAAGCCGCAGCGTGACCCGCTGGGTGAGCTCCTCGAAGTCGCCGAGGTCGGTCAGGTTGAAGCCCAGGCCTTCGATGCGGGCTTTGGCGCGGGGCTGGATGATGAGCTGGTTGGTCAGGAACAGGTAGTTCCAGACTTCCTTATCCGAGATCACCACGAAGTTGCCCTCGAGGGCGGCGGGTTTTTTGAACTCGACCCGGGCGAGCTGCTCCTTGCCCGGAATCACCTGGAGCCGGAAATCGGCCTCCTGGGTGCTGCCGTCGGGTAGCTGCACCTTGCCCGTGACGGTGGCCTCCCAGGGCGAACGTTCCATGTTGGCCTGCACCTGGCGGGTAATTTCGGCGATGCTCTGGGCCATAGCCAGCCCAAGGGATAAGAAGGCGATTGCTAGCAGTTTTTTCATTCATTACCTCCGAACTCGAGGATGTACCTTAGCCATAGGGAAAATCCACCGTCGTAGCTTGCATCGGCGCGGAAGCCGTAGGCCTCCACCCCCAGGGTAGCAGCCCAGGGGTAGGCCACGGTTAGGCGCAGCTTAAGATTGTTGAGCTGCTCCTCGTCTAAAGGCGTGGTTAAGGCTGCTTCCAGCCGGTTGAGCTGCCCGGCCCGCAGGGTGGCCTCGAGCAGCGTCCCGGCCTCGTCCAGCTCACCCCGCCAGCCCAAGAGGCCGTACAGGCGCGAATCGTCCACCCCCAGCCCAAAGGTGTAGGTCTGTTCCTGTCGCAGGGCATAGCTCAGCTCCCCCGAACCGCTGGCGATACCCGCCAGGCTGTTTTTGAAGCCCAGTTGCAGGCCCAGGGTCTGCCGGGGCTCGAGGCGGTAGCGCCCGCCCAGCCCCAGCTTCAGCCCGCCTTCGGCCTCGTCGCCCACCCACAGGCTCGAGCGCGGGGTGGTGCTGTACAGCGCCTCCAGGCTGGCGGCCACCGGGCCCAGGACGGCGCTGGCCCCGGCCTGCAAGCCCCAGCCGGCGAAGCCCAGGCTAAAGCCTGCGCCGTAGCTCAGCCGGCCCAGGGCGCTTAGCTCCAGCGCGCCGTTCAACCCCAGGCCCAGCGCATCGCGCTGCAGCCGTGCGCGTAGCTCCAGCTCGCCCAGCGGAAGGGTGGCCTCGAGGGTGGGGGTCAGGTGGTCGGGCGACAGGCGGCCAAAAAGCCCGAAGGTGAGGGACTGCCCAAGGCCGAGGGTCGAAAGCTGTAGACCCACCGCCGCCAGGGCGAGTTGCAGGAGACGTCGGTATGGGTGAAATCCTTTCATGAGCGTTCTTTTCCTCACGGTCAGAAAGAGCAGGCTAACGATACCATCCAGCGCCCCTCAGGCCGCCAGCCGTTTGCCAAAGCGCAGGCTGGCCAGACCCAGCACGGCCACGCTGAAAATGACGAGCGCCACCAGGTCTACCCAGAGGGTCTCGAGGCCCGCGCCCCGGAGCATTACCCCCCGCGTGCCATCAATCAGATAGCGGGCCGGAATCACCGCTGCCAACCACCTGAACAGCAGGGGCATGCCATCTACGGGGAACACAAACCCCGAAAGAAAGATGGTGGGCAGGATGTAGGCAAAAGTGCCAAACACCGCCTGAATCTGGGTGCGGGCCAGGGTGGAGATCAGCACCCCCACCCCCAGCGAGCCCAGCACGAAGAGCACGATCAGCCCAAAGAGCAGCAGCAGGCTCCCACGCACCGGCACGCCAAACACCCAGTGCCCGATCGAGAGCACCACCAGGCTCACCAGGGTGGCGATCACAAAATAGGGCAGCACCTTGCCCAGCACCACCTCGTAGGGTTTGATGGGGCTGGCCATCAGGGCCTCCATGGTGCGGCCCTCGTTTTCGCGCACGATCGAAAGCGCGGTCAGGAGCACCGTAAAGATGGTCATAATCAGGCCGATGATGCCCGGGATGGTAAACCAGGCGGTTTTGTTGTCGGGGTTGTAGAGGGTGTGCAGGCTGGGGGTGAGGGGCGGGGTGGTGGCGGTTCCGGCCAGCACCTTGCCGGCCAGCAGGCGGCTGTTGACGTCTCCCAGCACCTTGCGCAGGGCGGCCTGGGCCTGGAAGGCAAAGTTGGGGTCGGCGCCATCCACAAACACCTCGAGCTGTACGGCTTTATCCTGCCGCACGGCTTGCAGGGCGCCCGAAGGAATCACCAGGCCGACCCGGGCCTGGTTTTTCTGGATGGCCTGCGGCACCTCCGCCGGGTTTTGTGCGATGTGGGTGAGGGTAAAGCGGTTTTCCTTTTGCAGCTCTTGCAGCAGGTACTGGCTGATGCGATCCTGCGAGCCATCGTAGACGGCCAGGCGGATGCCCGAGAGGGTGAAGTTGATGGCGTAGCCGAACAGCAGGGTCATGACGATGGGCAGCCCCACAATAAGCCGGGACAGCACGTGATCGCGGCGGATCTGGGTGAACTCCTTTTGCGCCAGGGCCAGGATGCGGCTCATGCGGCACCCCCTTGACGGCGGGTCAGGATGATGAAGACGTCCTCGAGGTTGGGGTATACGGTCTGGAGGGGCAGGCTGAGGGAGGCCTGCTGCTCCAGAATCAGCCGCACCCCGCGCCCGCTGGGCCAGGCGTCCAGCACCCCCGGCAGGGCCCGGATGCGCTGGAGGGGCAGGTCGGTCTCGCAGTAGGCCACCCTGGCTTGCTGCAGCGCGAGCTGCTCGAGCTCGTGGGGGGTGCCCTGGGCCACCACCTGACCGCCAAAGAGCAGGGCCAGCCGGTGGCAGCGCTCGGCCTCGTCCATGTAGTGGGTGGTGACCAGCACCACTGCCCCTCGAGCGGCTTCCTGGTGAATCAAGTCCCAGATGATGCGGCGCGAGACCGGGTCGAGGCCGGTGGTGGGCTCGTCCAAAAACACCACCCTGGGCCCGTGCACCACCGCCTGGGCCAGGGCCAGCCGCTGCCGCCAGCCCCCGGAGAGGGCCCCGGCAAGCCGATGAGCAAAGTCCTGCAAGCCAAAGCGCTGCAAGGTGGTTTCGACGGCTTGTGGTACAGCCTGCGCTTTCAGGTAGAGCCGGGCGCGGAACTCCAGGTTTTCCCGCACCGTGAGGTCGCGGTAGACGCTGGCCTCCTGGGTGGCGTAGCCGATGGCGGCCTTGACCTGCTCGGGGAAGCGGGTTACATCCAGTCCGGCCACCTGGGCCTGGCCGGCGCTGGGCAGCAGAACCCCGCTCAGGATGCGAATCAGGGTGGTTTTGCCCGCACCGTTGGGCCCCAGCAGGCCAAACACCTCGCCGGGGCGAACCTCCAGGCTTACATTGTTAAGGGCCACCAGAGGGCCAAACCGCCTCGAGATCTGCGTAACGCTAATCACCTTGCCTCCCTTTCAGAAAACCCCGCACATGGGCCTGTAAATCGAACGCCGGGCGGAGGGCCAGGGCCCCCAGAAGCACCCCCCGGGCAAAAAGCGGCCCCAGCAAGGCGACGGCCACCTGAGAAGGGGCTTCATCAGCACGCAACAGGCCCTGTTTTTGCAGCTCGGCAAAATACTCAAAAACCGCCGACATGGCCTTTTGCAAACCCAGTGGCCCGGTTTCACCGCGCAGCTCGGGGTGGCGGGCCAGCTCGGGCAGGAGCCGAACCAGAAGCCCCTGGTTGGCCTCGAGCATCTGCGCGTACCCCTGGGCCAGGTGCAGCAGGCTGTCTTCCAGCGAAGACGCGCTCATCTGACCGTGGGATGGGCGGGGCAGGATCAGCTCTACCGGTGGGCGGAGCTTCTGTACCGCTGCTTGCAGCAGGGCTTTTTTGCTGCCAAACTGCCTGAACAGCGTGACCTCGGAGACCCCGGCCCTGGCCGCGATTTCGCGGGTGGTGGTGCCTTTGTAGCCTTTCTCGGCTAGAAGCTCCAACCCCGCGCGCATCAGGGCGGTGCGGGTGGAGTCGGCCTCGTCGAAACTTGAAAGTAAGTACATACTTACATAGTAAACCTCGAGCCCCGCCTGGGCAAGCCCTGCCCAGGGCCATTGGTAATAAACCTTTGCCGCTTTTGCCGGAGGATGTCAGAATAGGTGCGCTATGGCGAATCTCAAGAACCTACCGGTTGGGAAAAAAGCCCCTGAAATTGTCCACATGGTCATCGAAGTGCCGCGCGGCTCTTCCAACAAGTACGAGTACGACCCCGACCTCGAGGCCGTCAAACTTGACCGGGTGCTGCCCACCGCCCAGTTCTACCCCGGCGACTACGGCTTCATCCCCTCCACCCTGGCCGAGGACGGCGACCCCCTGGATGGCATCATCCTTTCCACCCACCCCCTCTTGCCGGGCGTGGTGGTGGATGTGCGGATTGTGGGCATGGTGGACATGCAAGACGAAAAAGGCGGCGACGCCAAGATCATCGGGGTGGTGGCCGAAGACCCCCGCTGGGATCACATCCAGGATCTGAGCGACGTGCCCACCGCCTACAAACAGGAGATCCAGAACTTCTTCGAGACCTACAAGGCCCTGGAAGCCCACAAGGGCAAGTGGGTCAAGGTGGCGGGCTGGAAGGACAAGGCCGGGGCGGTGGCCGAGGTCAAGGCCTGCATCGAGCGCTTCCAGCAGACCAAGGGCCACTAGCCTGGTTTTTGAAGACAACCGGGCGCAAACAGGGTCGGGTTAGCCGCGGTTGGGTTTGCTTGACCGGTTTGCGCATTTGTGGTTATGTAATCAAACGAGCTTGCTTATGGCCTTGCAACAGCGAATAGAATCCTTGCTGAGAGCGCTGGGGGTGCCCGACCTGAATGTCGAGGTACCTTCTGTGGCCGACGAAGAGGGCTTTCTCGAGGCCCTCGAGGCGGCCATTACCAGCTTTGTGGAGGATGGCGAGGACGACCAAAGCCCCCTGGGCCTGATCGAGGCCGATCCTTCGGCCTACGACCTCTCCGACGAACCCGATCACGAGGAGCTGCAAAATGCTGTGCGGGACTTCATGAATGCGGGCGATTCCCAGCTCACCCTGATCACCCCCGAAAGCCCCATACAGCCCGATGGCGGCGAGAACCCCAGCAAGTTCTGGGTGTTTCTGCTCCAGATGCCCTCGCTCTCCGAACACCGCTGGTGGGCCATTGTGGACAAGAATGGCCGCCACGATACCTACAACTACGGGGTCATCTAAGTACCCTACCACTGATTGTTCTCATTCTGGGGCGCTTAGCCGCCAATGCCCACCATCACCCGCTCGCGCAGGGTGGGCAGGGTGTTGCCGAAGGCCGGTTTGCGGTCGGTGGCCAGCAGGATGGCGTCTACCAGGGCCTCAACAGGGTTCTCGGCCTCGAAGGCCCAGGCAATGTCCATCTCCAGGTCGGTTAGCAAGCAGGGCCGGATTTTTTTGTCGGCGGTCAGGCGCAGGCGGGAGCACTTGGAGCAAAAAGGCTCGGTAACCGGGTTGATAAAGCCCACCGTACCCACCGCGCCGGGGATGTGATAAACCCGCGCGGGGGCGGTGGGATCGTGGTCTACGCGCTCGAGGGGGCCAAAGTGGGCCTCGATTCTGGCGCGGGTCTCGGCCCCGCTGATAAAGCGGGCGTGGTAGAGCTCGGGGTTGGAGTTGTCGAGGTGCATGTACTCCAGGAAGCGCACCTCGAGGGGTTTGTCCAGCGAGAGTGCGGCCAGCGGAATTACCTCCTGTTCATTCATGCCCCGGATCATCACCGCGTTGATTTTGACCGGGTGCATGCCCAGCTCCCAGGCGGTTTCGATGGCCTCCCAGACCTTCTCGACCTGCCCACCCCGGGTCATGCTGCGGAAGACCTCGGGGGTCACCGCGTCCATCGAGAGGTTAATCCGTTTGAGCCCAGCGCTTAGAAGCTCCCTGGCCTTGCGCTTGAACAGGAGGCCGTTGGTGGTGATGGCGATGTCGGGGATGCCCAGCTCGCTGGCTGCTGCAATCATCTGGGGCAGCTCTTTGCGCACCAGCGGCTCGCCGCCGGTAAAGCGCACCGATTCCAGCCCCAGTAGCTGCATGGCCCGCAAAAAGTGGCGGGTGTCCTCGACCGAGATGGTGCCGGGGGGTTCCGACTGTTCCCAGCCCAGCGGATGGCAGTACAGGCAGTGCAGGTTGCAGCGCGGCGTGACCGAAAGCCGCAGGTCTTTGATGATGCGCCCGTATTGGTCGGTTAGTTTCACGCTGGCCACCCCGTGTTGCACATTCTAGCAACACGGGGGGTCTGAGGCGCAAGGCGGGTTACAAATACCCCCGCCACATTCCCTCGAGCCACACCCGCCTAAACTGAAACCATGAAGACGGTGGTGCTGTTCGATGGCGTTTGCAACCTTTGCCACCGCAGCGTGCAGTTCATTCTGCGCCACGACCGGGCCCAGCGCTTTGTGTTTGCCTCCCAGCAGTCCGAGGTTGGGCAGCAACTGCTTCGCCAATACGGTGTCCCGACCGAGGCGGCCCTGGCCGATAGCCTGGTGGTTATCGAGGGGGCGCGGGTCTGGCTGGAATCGGACGCCGCCCTGCACATCCTCTACCGGCTGGGGGGGGTGTGGCGCATAGCGGCTGTGCTGCGGTGGGCGCCCAAGGGGTTGCGGGACTGGGTTTATCGGTTGATCGCCAAAAACCGCTACCGTCTTTTTGGGCGGCTCGAGCGCTGTATGGTGCCAACCCCCGAACTCAAGAGGCGCTTTTTAGATGCTTTGTAAGTGGCGCTTGTCTAAATGGAATAACGAGCGGCTTGGGGTTAGGCTAGAGGCATGGCGGAGTCTAAGCGCTTTGGAATGGCTTTGGGCGGCGGGGGGGCTCGAGGGTATGCCCACATTGGGGTCTTGCGGGTGCTGGAGCGCGAAGGCTTCCGCCCCAGCGTGGTGGTCGGAACCAGCATGGGCAGCATCATGGCGGCCTTTTTCGCCGCAGGTCACTCGGCCAA containing:
- a CDS encoding ABC transporter permease, which codes for MSRILALAQKEFTQIRRDHVLSRLIVGLPIVMTLLFGYAINFTLSGIRLAVYDGSQDRISQYLLQELQKENRFTLTHIAQNPAEVPQAIQKNQARVGLVIPSGALQAVRQDKAVQLEVFVDGADPNFAFQAQAALRKVLGDVNSRLLAGKVLAGTATTPPLTPSLHTLYNPDNKTAWFTIPGIIGLIMTIFTVLLTALSIVRENEGRTMEALMASPIKPYEVVLGKVLPYFVIATLVSLVVLSIGHWVFGVPVRGSLLLLFGLIVLFVLGSLGVGVLISTLARTQIQAVFGTFAYILPTIFLSGFVFPVDGMPLLFRWLAAVIPARYLIDGTRGVMLRGAGLETLWVDLVALVIFSVAVLGLASLRFGKRLAA
- a CDS encoding outer membrane lipoprotein carrier protein LolA — protein: MKKLLAIAFLSLGLAMAQSIAEITRQVQANMERSPWEATVTGKVQLPDGSTQEADFRLQVIPGKEQLARVEFKKPAALEGNFVVISDKEVWNYLFLTNQLIIQPRAKARIEGLGFNLTDLGDFEELTQRVTLRLLGEQNTPAGPAWRIGGAPKDASLGFASMEILVLKSDPRPLSITLRDSSNKVLADLNLTNFRRANLTPQTLRKRPADAEVLRRN
- a CDS encoding inorganic diphosphatase, with the translated sequence MANLKNLPVGKKAPEIVHMVIEVPRGSSNKYEYDPDLEAVKLDRVLPTAQFYPGDYGFIPSTLAEDGDPLDGIILSTHPLLPGVVVDVRIVGMVDMQDEKGGDAKIIGVVAEDPRWDHIQDLSDVPTAYKQEIQNFFETYKALEAHKGKWVKVAGWKDKAGAVAEVKACIERFQQTKGH
- a CDS encoding MFS transporter produces the protein MNPVDNAQRSRLTWGSALGLFMTGAIGAAVGAAIPQWQAQFAVGPELAWYFNLFFVGALLGIFLGSRLRRRHPWLPLALLAEGLGLLCMALTPWMGGVFAAALLLGLGVAVVNFHCNALPLELYPRGQLTVLYRVNTAFGVGAVLAPLLMVGLGWRVGYAVLALVALGAAGLLWKAPAAHPRPQAEGARNPSGLLPLALLAAVSYVGVELVVSSFSGLYLRHLGYDPRWVGVLLSLYWVSLTLGRWLLADFVAANPLARLVGLHLGALLVVGCYFVPPLAWVFPLVGFWVAPTFPTLYAFTEKHIGYGGLAFLFYAAAVGSNLIPAGFALLPRETLATGMLLVVAWMAGMTYLLWRKSEAEGPALRP
- a CDS encoding TetR/AcrR family transcriptional regulator — its product is MYLLSSFDEADSTRTALMRAGLELLAEKGYKGTTTREIAARAGVSEVTLFRQFGSKKALLQAAVQKLRPPVELILPRPSHGQMSASSLEDSLLHLAQGYAQMLEANQGLLVRLLPELARHPELRGETGPLGLQKAMSAVFEYFAELQKQGLLRADEAPSQVAVALLGPLFARGVLLGALALRPAFDLQAHVRGFLKGRQGD
- the ccmA gene encoding heme ABC exporter ATP-binding protein CcmA; protein product: MISVTQISRRFGPLVALNNVSLEVRPGEVFGLLGPNGAGKTTLIRILSGVLLPSAGQAQVAGLDVTRFPEQVKAAIGYATQEASVYRDLTVRENLEFRARLYLKAQAVPQAVETTLQRFGLQDFAHRLAGALSGGWRQRLALAQAVVHGPRVVFLDEPTTGLDPVSRRIIWDLIHQEAARGAVVLVTTHYMDEAERCHRLALLFGGQVVAQGTPHELEQLALQQARVAYCETDLPLQRIRALPGVLDAWPSGRGVRLILEQQASLSLPLQTVYPNLEDVFIILTRRQGGAA
- a CDS encoding thiol-disulfide oxidoreductase DCC family protein — protein: MKTVVLFDGVCNLCHRSVQFILRHDRAQRFVFASQQSEVGQQLLRQYGVPTEAALADSLVVIEGARVWLESDAALHILYRLGGVWRIAAVLRWAPKGLRDWVYRLIAKNRYRLFGRLERCMVPTPELKRRFLDAL
- a CDS encoding HAD family hydrolase, whose amino-acid sequence is MKLRALLFDLDGTLADTDRLHEQAWLEGLSRYGIQGDHHFYQTQISGGLNPEIVQRLLPQLSEAEGQRFIEQKEARFRELATTVQPLPGLRVLWNWAGERGLGRALVSNAPRGNALYLLERLGLVFDHIVLSEDLPAGKPDPLPYRMALQHLNLAPQEALAFEDSPSGVRSAVGAGLPTVALTTGHPPEALAQAGAFLCIPDYTDPRLWDWLRALG
- the moaA gene encoding GTP 3',8-cyclase MoaA, yielding MKLTDQYGRIIKDLRLSVTPRCNLHCLYCHPLGWEQSEPPGTISVEDTRHFLRAMQLLGLESVRFTGGEPLVRKELPQMIAAASELGIPDIAITTNGLLFKRKARELLSAGLKRINLSMDAVTPEVFRSMTRGGQVEKVWEAIETAWELGMHPVKINAVMIRGMNEQEVIPLAALSLDKPLEVRFLEYMHLDNSNPELYHARFISGAETRARIEAHFGPLERVDHDPTAPARVYHIPGAVGTVGFINPVTEPFCSKCSRLRLTADKKIRPCLLTDLEMDIAWAFEAENPVEALVDAILLATDRKPAFGNTLPTLRERVMVGIGG
- a CDS encoding methyltransferase family protein — its product is MRLGERGEGYVVGQFALLGLLVLALWVTPSFSPPWLGGLGRGLAWVGLGVLLLAAWQLGRNLTALPKPRPGGYLVQQGLYRVVRHPIYCGVLLWALGSSLAHLNLWTLLLCGLLFVWLDRKASLEETWLQERFPGYSAYRQRVKKLIPWVY